A part of Prevotella melaninogenica genomic DNA contains:
- a CDS encoding S9 family peptidase — protein sequence MKRILFLCVSMLTAFHLMAGEPISLKDITNGTFAAKRISGVNPLEGTSEYAQISSDGRQVVKYSFKTGYSTGVIFDLADAKGEQLKSFDDYQISADGSRLLLQTNTKRIYRRSFTADFYLYDVKTKQLKKLSKEEAEQIPTFSPDGQQVAYVHQNNIYITDGENVKQVTTDGEFNKIINGLPDWVNEEEFGFNNALAWSADSKTLSWIKYDESEVKTYTLQFYKGSHPTYEMFDIYPGDYNYKYPKAGEANSKVSAWSYSLTDGAVRKYDLPLAADGYIPRIKSTFDANRIILYTMNRHQDELHLYAANPLTGACKLLIKESVPKYVKEEAMEGISIMKDYILVPSDRDGYMHLYLYNKDGKLLRQIDKGNYDVTEIYGYDAKTGNTYFQAAAQKPMQREIYVADKSGKLTCLSARAGWNVASFSGDYKYFLNTWSDSNHPYVFAIYDNKGKEIREVLNNDELQVKLAKYGNTGVEFFTFTTSEGVKLHGWMVKPADFDANKKYPVIMHQYSGPGSQQVVDNWSVGSMGSGALFDYYLTQKGYIVVTVDGRGTGARGAEFEKCTYLKLGDLESKDQVEAALWLGKQSYVDASRIGIWGWSFGGFNTLMSMSEGRNAFKAGVAIAPPTNWRYYDSVYTERYMRTPQENADGYAINPIQRAEKLHGKLLVCHGLADDNVHPQNAFEYSEALVQADKDFKENLYTNRNHGIYGGNTRHHLLRQVAEWFIENL from the coding sequence ATGAAACGTATATTATTTCTTTGTGTATCAATGCTAACCGCATTTCATTTGATGGCAGGAGAACCTATTTCTTTGAAAGACATTACGAATGGCACTTTTGCTGCTAAGCGTATCTCGGGAGTTAATCCTTTGGAGGGAACTTCAGAGTATGCTCAAATATCATCTGATGGTCGTCAGGTGGTAAAGTATTCTTTTAAGACGGGTTATTCTACGGGGGTTATCTTTGACCTTGCTGACGCTAAGGGTGAGCAATTAAAGTCATTTGATGATTATCAGATTTCTGCTGATGGCAGTCGACTACTTTTGCAAACGAATACGAAGCGTATCTATAGGCGTTCGTTCACAGCCGACTTCTATCTCTATGATGTGAAGACGAAGCAGTTGAAGAAGCTGTCAAAAGAGGAGGCAGAGCAGATTCCTACTTTCTCTCCTGACGGTCAACAGGTTGCTTATGTTCATCAGAATAACATCTATATTACTGATGGAGAGAATGTAAAGCAGGTTACAACTGATGGTGAATTCAATAAGATTATCAATGGTTTACCTGACTGGGTGAACGAAGAAGAGTTTGGTTTTAATAATGCACTTGCTTGGAGTGCAGATAGTAAGACGCTGAGTTGGATTAAATATGATGAGAGTGAGGTAAAAACTTATACGCTGCAATTCTATAAAGGTTCACACCCAACATATGAGATGTTTGATATCTATCCTGGTGATTACAACTATAAGTATCCAAAGGCAGGTGAAGCAAACTCGAAAGTGAGTGCGTGGTCTTATAGCTTGACCGATGGTGCTGTGCGTAAATATGATTTACCTTTGGCTGCAGATGGTTACATTCCACGTATCAAGTCAACCTTTGATGCAAACAGAATTATCCTCTATACAATGAATCGACATCAAGACGAGTTGCATCTCTATGCAGCTAACCCTCTTACAGGTGCTTGTAAACTGTTGATTAAGGAAAGTGTTCCTAAGTATGTGAAGGAAGAAGCAATGGAAGGTATTAGTATTATGAAAGATTACATCCTTGTACCTTCAGATCGTGATGGCTATATGCACCTTTATTTATATAATAAAGATGGTAAACTTTTACGTCAGATTGATAAGGGAAACTATGATGTAACAGAGATTTATGGATATGATGCAAAGACCGGTAACACTTACTTCCAAGCAGCAGCACAGAAACCAATGCAGCGAGAGATTTATGTCGCTGATAAATCAGGCAAGTTGACTTGTCTTTCTGCTCGTGCTGGTTGGAATGTTGCCTCTTTCTCAGGTGACTACAAGTATTTCCTCAATACATGGAGTGATAGTAACCATCCATACGTTTTTGCCATCTATGACAATAAGGGTAAGGAGATACGTGAGGTTCTCAATAATGATGAATTGCAAGTAAAGTTAGCGAAATATGGTAACACAGGTGTTGAGTTCTTTACCTTTACAACTTCTGAAGGTGTGAAACTCCATGGCTGGATGGTGAAGCCTGCAGACTTTGATGCAAACAAGAAGTATCCTGTTATTATGCATCAGTATAGCGGTCCAGGAAGTCAGCAGGTTGTTGATAACTGGAGTGTTGGCTCAATGGGTAGCGGTGCTCTGTTTGATTACTACTTGACACAGAAGGGTTATATCGTTGTTACTGTAGATGGGCGTGGAACTGGTGCACGTGGTGCTGAGTTTGAGAAGTGCACTTATCTGAAGCTTGGTGACTTAGAGTCAAAGGATCAAGTTGAAGCTGCATTGTGGCTGGGTAAGCAGAGTTATGTTGATGCTTCACGTATTGGTATCTGGGGTTGGAGCTTCGGAGGCTTCAATACATTGATGAGCATGAGTGAAGGACGTAATGCTTTCAAGGCGGGTGTGGCAATTGCGCCGCCGACAAATTGGCGTTATTATGATTCTGTTTATACAGAACGGTATATGCGTACACCACAAGAGAATGCAGACGGTTATGCTATTAATCCGATTCAACGTGCGGAAAAACTTCATGGTAAACTTTTAGTTTGTCATGGTTTAGCAGATGATAATGTTCATCCACAGAATGCCTTTGAGTACTCTGAGGCATTAGTACAAGCTGATAAGGACTTCAAGGAGAACCTTTATACCAATCGTAATCATGGTATTTATGGTGGTAATACACGCCATCATCTGTTGAGGCAGGTTGCTGAATGGTTCATCGAGAATCTGTAA
- a CDS encoding TIGR01212 family radical SAM protein (This family includes YhcC from E. coli K-12, an uncharacterized radical SAM protein.), with protein MEQYYCDFGNWLRSQFPYKVQKISVNAGFTCPNRDGRIGHGGCIYCNNQTFNPAYCDNGKSVTQQLEDGKRFFSGKYPEMKYLAYFQAYTNTYGTNDHIKKLYEEALAVEDVVGLVIGTRPDCINDDLLDYFEELNRRTFLIVEYGVETCNDETLRLVNRGHDFACARKAIEETARRGIRVGAHIILGLPGEDAKESLRQAPIISSLPLTTLKIHQLQIIRGTRLAKMYAENPFHLYTVEEYIKLIAAYIRLLRPDLVLERFVSQSPPDLLIAPKWGLKNYEFTHLLHNYMKENLNNKAQPDK; from the coding sequence ATGGAACAATATTATTGCGACTTCGGAAACTGGCTGCGTTCTCAGTTCCCTTATAAAGTACAGAAGATATCGGTTAATGCAGGCTTTACATGTCCTAACCGAGATGGAAGGATTGGGCATGGTGGTTGTATCTATTGTAATAACCAAACGTTCAACCCAGCCTACTGTGACAATGGGAAAAGTGTTACCCAACAGCTTGAAGACGGTAAACGTTTCTTCTCTGGAAAATACCCAGAGATGAAATATCTTGCTTACTTCCAAGCTTATACCAACACATACGGCACTAATGACCACATAAAAAAACTCTATGAAGAGGCACTTGCCGTGGAAGATGTTGTGGGACTTGTGATTGGAACTCGTCCTGACTGCATTAATGACGACCTCTTAGACTACTTTGAAGAACTCAACCGCCGCACCTTTCTCATCGTTGAATATGGTGTTGAAACCTGTAATGATGAGACGCTACGGCTCGTCAATCGTGGGCATGACTTTGCTTGTGCTCGCAAGGCTATTGAGGAGACTGCCCGACGTGGTATCCGTGTTGGTGCGCATATCATCCTTGGACTACCTGGTGAAGATGCCAAAGAGAGCCTAAGACAAGCGCCAATCATCTCTTCGCTTCCACTAACGACGCTGAAGATTCATCAGTTACAGATCATTCGTGGAACTCGTCTTGCAAAGATGTACGCTGAGAATCCCTTTCATCTTTATACAGTTGAAGAGTATATCAAGCTCATTGCAGCATACATCCGCCTTCTTCGCCCCGATCTTGTACTCGAACGTTTCGTCAGCCAGAGTCCTCCCGACCTCCTCATCGCTCCAAAATGGGGACTGAAGAACTATGAGTTTACCCACCTTCTTCACAACTATATGAAGGAGAATTTGAACAATAAGGCTCAACCAGACAAATGA